The DNA sequence GTTCACGGTGAGATCGCCGCCAATGGTGAACGTGGCGGGGTAAGTTGCGGTGATGGCAGCCATTGCTAAATCACTTAAAATGATGCTCCGGACCGGGTTTGGCTGGAGCGTCTGGTAAGACGTTTTATTGGCGGCTATGGTTTTGCCGGCTGCCCCGTGGGCGGTTACGGCAGGGCCCCACCGGGGCCCCTTTGGCTAGGTGTTGAAACAAAAAAGGGCCCCGCAGCTGACGCTGCGGGGCCCTTTTTCTGTAAGTTAAAGAAGACCGCTTCTTACCCCAGCACTGATTCGCGGGCGGCGTCTGTCACTTTAGCGGCCATTTCGCGCACGGCCTGGGCGATGCCGGGGGCGTCGAACCCACATTCTTTGTACAGCTGGTCCTGGGTACCATGCTCCACTACGCGGTCGGGAATACCGAGGCGGCGCAGGGGTAAGTGCAGGCCCTGGTCGGCCAGGAACTCGAGCACGGCCGAGCCAAAGCCGCCGGGCAGGCAGCCGTCCTCTACCGTCACGATGGCGCCGTAGCGGCGGGCCACGTCGCGCAGCATTTCTTCGTCCAGCGGCTTGCAGAAGCGCAGGTCGTAGTGGCCCACGTCGAGGCCCTCGGCGGCGAGGGCAGCGGTAGCTTTCACGGCGTAGTTACCGATGTGGCCAATGGTGAGGATGGCCACGCCGCCGGCCTCGCCCTCGCGCACTACGCGGCCCGTGCCCACAGCCACGCGCTGCAAAGGCGTGCGCCACTCCGGCATCACGCCCTCACCGCGCGGGTAGCGGATGCTGAAGGGCCCCGCATTCTCGGGCAACTGGGCGGTGTACATGAGGTTACGTAGCTCCTGCTCATTCATCGGGGCCGACACCACAATGTTGGGGATGCAGCGCATGTAAGCCAAGTCGTAACAGCCGTGGTGCGTGGGGCCGTCGGCCCCGGCAAAGCCGGCGCGGTCGAGGCAAAACACTACGTGCAGGTTTTGCAGGGCCACATCGTGGATGACCTGGTCGTAGCCCCGCTGCATGAACGAGGAGTAGATGTTGCAAAACGGCACCAGGCCCTGCGTGGCCAGGCCGGCCGAAAATGTAACGGCGTGCTGCTCGGCAATGCCCACGTCGAAAGCGCGGGTGGGCATGGCGGCCATCATCAGGTTCAGCGACGAGCCCGAGGGCATGGCCGGCGTCACGCCCATGATTTTGTCGTTGGCCTCGGCCAGCTCCACCAGCGTGTGGCCGAACACGTCCTGGTACTTGGGCGGCTGGGGCGTGGTGGGCGTTTTGGTGTAGATCTCGCCGGTAATTTTATCGAACAGGCCCGGGGCGTGCCACAGCGTCTGGTCCTTCTCGGCCAGCGCGTAGCCCTTGCCCTTCACCGTCACGCAGTGCAGCAGCTTGGGGCCCGGAATAGCCTTGAGGTCGTTGAGAACCGCCACCAAGTGCTGCACGTCGTGCCCATCCACGGGCCCGAAGTAGCGGAAATTGAGGGCCTCGAACAGGTTACTCTGCTTCATCAAAGTTGCCTTCATGGCGGCCTCCACTTTGCGGGCAATCTGCTGGGGGTTAGGGCCAAACTTGCTGAGCTTACCCAGCACGTTCCACAGCTCGTCGCGCACCTTGTTGTAGGTGCGCGAGGTGGTGATATCGGTCAGGTATTCCTTGAGGGCCCCCACGTTGGGGTCGATGCTCATGCAGTTGTCGTTGAGCACGACAATCATGTTGTTGTTCAGGGCTCCGGCCTGGTTCAGGGCCTCGAAGCTCATGCCGGCCGTCATGGCGCCGTCGCCAATCACAGCAATGTGCTGGCGGTCAAAATCTTTCTTGTAGTCAGAGGCCACCGCCATGCCCAGCGCCGCCCCGATGCTGGTGCTGCTGTGGCCCACGCCAAAGGCATCGTAGGGGCTTTCCGAAATTTTGGGGAAGCCAGACATGCCGCCGTAGCGCCGGTTGGTAGGAAACCGCTCGCGCCGACCGGTCAGGATTTTGTGGCCGTAGGCTTGGTGGCCCACGTCCCACACTAGCTGGTCGTAGGGCGTGTTGAAGACGTAGTGCAGGGCCACCGTCAGCTCGACCACGCCCAGCGAGGCCCCGAAGTGCCCGCCGTAGATGCTCACCGTGTCGATGATGAACTCGCGCAGCTCGGTGCTGACTTGTACTAGCTGCTCGGGGGCGAGCTTTTTAAGGTCGTCGGGCGAATTTATCGCCGCTAGGAGCGGGCCGGGTTCAATTGTCATCAGGGCAAGCGTCGGAGTGGGGGGCGGTATGCAACCGCCGGGCCCGCAAAAAGATTGGCCGGGCCGGCCATAAAGGTACGAAGGGACCGGGCGGGCGGTTGTGGCCTTCCGTAACAACTGGCCTAAAAAGAGGCTTATGTCGGGATAAAACGGCTCTTGGTCGGGGGTTCGCAAAAAAACCTGAAGCAGGTGCAACCTTTTGCCGCCGAATACGCACTTTGGGGGCTACCATAAATCATATGCAACCGAGAATTCTTCCCTCTACCCTACTACTAGCCACGGCTTTAGCAGGCTCCGTTTCTTCTGGCCGCGGCCAGCAGGCCCCCGCCCGCCCTGCCGCTTTGCCGGGGGCCCCTACCCGCGTGGCGGGCCGCCTCACGGGCACCGTGACGGACGGTGCCAACGGCAAACCCGTGTCGTACGCCTCAGTGGCGGTGCTGGACGCCGCCGGCACGCCCGTGAATGGCGGGGTGTGCGGCGACGACGGCAAGTTTGTGCTGCCCGGTATTTCGCCCGGCACCTACACCATTAAGGTCAGCTTCCTGGGCTACCAGGACATCACCCGCACGGGCGTGGTGGTGCCCGCGGCCGGCGGGGCCGTTGCCCTTGGTACCCTGCCCATGGTGACTTCAGCCCAGAAGCTGGGCGAAGTGGTGGTGGTGGCCCAAAAGCCGCTGATTGAGGAAAAGGTGGACCGCACCATATACAATGCCGACGTGGACAAAACCACGGCCGGCGGCGATGCCACCGACGTGCTCAAGCGCGTGCCGCTGCTCAGTGTGGACCTCGACGGCAACGTGAGCCTGCGGGGCAGCCAGAACATTAAGGTGCTGATTAATAACAAGCCCAGCACCATTGCGGCCAGCAGCGTGGCCGATGCGCTCAAGCAGATTCCGGCCGAGCAGATTCAGACCGTGGAAGTCATCACCTCGCCCTCGGCCAAGTACGACGCGGAGGGCTCAGGGGGCATCATCAACATTATCACCAAGCAGAACAACCTGCGCGGGGCTTCGCTGAACGTGAACAGCAGCGCCGGCACCCGCGCCAGCAACCTGGGCCTGAGCGGCAGCGTGAGCAACGGCAAGTTCGGCGCTTCGCTGGGCGGTTTTGGGCGGGCGCAGTACAACACGCCGGGCAGCTTCGAAAACGTACAGACCAGCAGTAACTTACAGAGCGGCCAGCGCACCACCGTGCAGCAAAACGCCGCCACCCGGCAAACCAACGCTTTTGGGCGCTATACGCTGGGCCTGACCTACGATTTCGACAAGCAGAACTCGCTGGCTGGCTCGCTGGCCTACGGCATCCGCAACGGCAAGAACTACCAGGACCAGCTCACCAGCCAGACCCTGGCCGGGGCCACCACGGGCATTACGTCGGTGCGCGATGTGGCCTCGACCAGCAACTCGGGCACCGTGGATGCGAGCCTCAACTACACCCACCTCTACGATGTGAAACAGCGCGAGCTGAGCGTGCTGACGTTGTTCAGCCGGAACAACCAGACCAGCGACTTCACCAACAACGTATTTGCGCCGACCGACCGGTCGTACCTGGGCGAGCTGGGCAACAACAACCAGAGCCACAACCAGGAAATAACCGGGCAGGTAGACTACCAAACGCCCACCGTCAAGGACCAGCTGCTGGAGGTGGGCGTGAAAAACATCGTGCGGCGTGTAACCAGTGACTACAGCTATTTCTACGGCCCTGGCCTGGCGCCCCCTACCCCTCCGGTTCCTAACTCCTTTTTGTATAAGCAGAACGTAGCCGCTGCCTACGTGGCCTACACGATGGCCCTGCCCAAGGGCTTTACCCTGAAGCCCGGCGTGCGCGCCGAGTACACCACCATCGGCGCCAGCTTCAGCGACCCCAACGGGGTGCTCACGGCTACCGCCATTCCCAACTACCTCAAGGTGCTGCCGAGCGTGAACTTGTCGCGCAAGTTCAGCAATGGCAACGTGCTCAAGCTGGCGTACAACATTCGGATTCAGCGGCCCTCGCTGCAATTCCTGAACCCGAACGTGCAGGCTTCCAACCCCTTGAACGCTTCGGCCGGTAACCCCATCCTGCGGCCCGAAAATACCCAAAACTACGAGCTGGGCTACAGCACCCAGATTAAGCAGAAGGTAAATTTGAACATCTCGACCTTCATACGCAACACAAACAACGCCATTCAGACCGTGCGGGTGCCGCTGGCCGACTCGCTCAACCCCACCAGGGCAGTGGGCGCGCTGCTCTCGACGTTCCGCAACGCGGGCACCGAGCGGGCCTACGGCACCAACCTATTCGTGGGCATCAACAACGCTAAGGTAAGCCTCAACGGCAGCATGGACTTGTTTTACAGCGTGCTGCGCAACAACGATGCTAACGCTATTTATAACTCTAGTAACCAAGGCTTTGTGATAAACGGACGGGTATTTGGCGCCTATAACCTGAATAAGAACTGGGCCTTGCAGGCGTTTGCCTTCGTGCGGGGCCAGCAGGTGCAGCTGCAGGGCTACCAGTCGGGCTTCGGCATCTACAGCTTGAGCTTGCAGCGCAATTTTGCCGAGAAGCGGGGCAGCATCGGCTTTGGGGCCGAGAACTTTTTCAGCAACCAAATTACCATTCGCAACTCGGTAAGCACACCCTACGTGGACCAGTACAACGGCGTCCCCATCAACGCGCCGGTGCTGACGCAAAATAGCTCTAACGTACTCAACCGCTTGAGCCTCAAGGTTAACTTTAGCTATCGCATTGGCAAGCTCACGGCCGGCGATGCGGGCCGGCGCGGCAAAGGCGTCAACAACGACGACCTCAAAGAAGGCGGCGACAACGGCGGCGGTGGCGGCGACACCGGTGCCCAGGGTGGCGGCGGTAGCGGCGGCGGCGCTCGCCAAGGCGGTGGCCAGCCCACTGGGGCCCCCGGGGCCCGCCCGGCCGCGGCTGCCCCGCGCGCCGGCACGACGCGCATCAACGCCACCGATTCGACCCGCACGGCCCCGGCCGGGGCCCCCGCCAACGGCGTGGCTCAGCCCAATGGCACCGCCGCGCCCGCCGCCACGCCGGTCCTCATCCCCGGCGCAGGTACGCCCACCGGCCTACCAGCGGCCCCGGACCCCGCCAACACGCCGGCCGCCACAACTCCGGCTGACAGCTCGGCGACGAAGCCTGCCACGCCGGCCAAAACCACGGTACCGGTAGGCACGCCCTCACCGGGCACCACGTCGCCGGGCGGCATCACGCCGGCCGGCAGCCCCGGCGGGCGGCCGTAGATTGCGGAGGTACACTGACTTGGAAACCATTATAATGTGTTGCTAACGCCCCACTGCGCCCGTCGCCGCGGGGCGTTTTGCGTGGGGCAGCGGGGCGGGGGCCCTGACCGGGGCGGCCGTACTTTTACCCGGCCATCCCCGCTCTTATGCCGCTCTCCGCCCCTCCGCCGCCCCCGCCCGCCAGCCCCCCCGCCGCCGACCAGGACGCCGCCCTGCTGCGGCAGCTGCGGCCGTCGCGCATTGTGGTGCCGGCCCTGATTGGGTTGAGCGTGGTGGCGTTCCTGTTCTGGCGCTCTTACAAACCCGGCGACCTGGCCCCGCTGCTCGACGCCAAGTGGGAGTGGCTGCTCGTAACCTTGCTTGTGCTGTGGGCCCGCGATTTGGGCTACATCTACCGCATCCACCACATCACCGAGCGGGCCCTGAACTGGCGGCAGTCATTCGGCGTGATTGTAGTGTGGGAGTTTGCCTCGTGCGTGCTACCCTCGGCGGCGGGCGGCACGGCAGTGGCCCCCATCATTCTCAGCCGCGAGGGCATTCCGCTGGGTAAATCATTGGCCTACACGCTCGTCACGGCCCTGCTTGACAACCTATACTACGTGCTGATGGTGCCGCTGGTGGTGGGCCTGGCCGGCGCTGGGCTGTACCCACAAGGGCTGCAATCGGCGTTTGTGCAAACACTGCGGGTACTGTTCGTACTAAGTTACACGGGCGTGTCGGCCTACGCCGGGCTGCTGCTCTACGCGCTGCTCGTGAACCCGCGCGCGGTGCGGCGGCTGCTGGTACGGCTGGCCTCGGTGCGGGGGCTGCGGCGGTTCCGGCGGCTAGCCTACCGCCAGGGCCAGGAAATGGTAAACGCCTCCAACCACTTGCGCGGCGCGGGGCCCTTGTACTGGTGGCGCGCCTGCCTGAGCACGGCGTTCGTGTGGACGGCCCGCTACGCCGTCATCGGCTGCCTCATCGCCGCCTTCGTACCCATGAGCACGGGCACATTCCTGTTCATTTTTGCCCGCAACATTACTTATAAGGTGGTACTGCTGCTGGCCATTACGCCCGGCGGCGCGGGCATTGCCGAGGGCGCATTCCCCACGTTTTTTGGCCACTTCATCGGCACGGCCACCATGACGAGCTTCCTCGTGCTGCTCTACCGCATCGTCACGTACTACTTCTACCTGGCCCTGGGCGTAGCCTACCTACCGCGCTGGCTGGCGCGGGTATTCGGCCCGCGGCCGGCTGCAGGCGGGGCCTCTACGGCCGAGTAGCCGGCGTCGCCAGGGCCCCGCCGGGCCGCGGGTAAGCATCCCAAAATTCGGGGCGATACGGCACCTCGGGCACGGCCACGGGCGGGCCCTTGGTTTTGGCGGCGGGCGGCGGAGAGGCGCCGGCGTCGAGCAACGGTTTGAAAAACAGTTCACTCAGGCTTTGGTAATAGAAGGGCCCCTTGCCTAGCACTCGGCCCGCGCTCTGGGTTTGGCCCACGCTGCGGCGGGCGTAGTAGCGGCCGTTGGGGCCCCGGGCGTAGTCCACCACATGGGTAGTGCGGTCGGCGGTGAAAACCTGGGCGAAGAGGCGGTCTCTCAGGCTCTCGCGGCCCCGGTTCTTGCGCGCCGCGCTGTTGAAGGCCGCGGTATCAAGCTGCCATAGCGCCTCGTAACGCAGCACGGCGTGGTCGCGCTGGCGCACCAGCAGGCGGCCCTGGTACACGCCCATCAAGTAGCTACCGGTGCTGCGGTGGTCAGCCTTCTTGGCGGCGAAGCTCAGCAAATACACCGTTTCGGGGCCCTGGCCGCACACGCTGTCAAGCTTAAGCGTAAAGCGCCGCAGCCGGCGGGCTTCGAACAGTGGCGACGTGCGCACTGGGTCAGCGGCACTCACGTAGTCACCCTGCACCCGGCTGTACAGGGCTATCCGGCTAATGGGGGCCCCGCGCTGCGCCAGCACATGCCGCTGCTGCGGTTGGTAGTCTACCCCGTTGCCCGCTCCCAGAAAGCCGCCCGTGAAGTGCCGGTAACCAGCCGGCACCCGCAGCCGGCCCACGGTTTCGGCTTCGTAGCGCAGCGTGTCGAAGTTGCTGATGCGGCGGTGGGCATACACCTCCGTGGCGTAGTCCTGCTGCTCGTAGTTGGCGGGAATATTTTTGATGACGTCCTGCATAATGGCCACCGGGTCGGGCGGAGCCGTGGGCACGCGCACCTCGTCCAAGGCGTAGGCCGACGGCGTTAGTTGCACCGTCAACTCTTCGTTACCGCGCGGCGACTGCACCACGGCCGTGGCGTAGCCCAAGCTGCTCACTTGCAGCGGCGTGGGGCCCGGCAGCGCCAGAGCGAAGCGGCCCTGCGCGTTGGCTGTAGTGCCCTTGCCCTGCCCCGGCACCACCACCGACGCGTAGGGCACGCCCGCCCGGCTACGCGCATCCAGCACCTGCCCATGCACCGTGCGCACCCCCGACACATCGGGGGCCGCCGCGCCCGCCCGCACCAGGGCCCCGCCCCGGCCGGCGGCGGGGTTGCGCGAGCCGGGCGGCGCGGCACGAGCCGCCACGACTGCCGCCGCGGTGTCGGCCGCTGCTGCTATCAAAGCCCCCGCGGCGCTGTCGGGGGCGGCCAAGTGCGGCGGCGCCACGCTGCGGAAGAACAGGAAGCCGTCGACCACCTCGCTCCAGGGACCCGCCAGCGGCTGGTAATCAAAGGCGTAGGTAGTGAGCTGCAGGCCGGGCGCGTCATGCTTCAGGCTGACGAAGGACAGGGGCCCCTCCTTTTCCAGCAGCTCGGCCTCCAGAGTACCGGCGGCGGGCGGGGGCACGGGCACGCCCGCGGTGCCCACCAGGCCGTGGGTGCCGCCGCCGGCCAGCGTACCCAGAATGTACACCTGGTTGGGCCCCAGCGCCGCCTTCACGGCGCGGCCCATGGGCTGGTAGGCGCGCAGCTCGTCGCTACCGAGCACCTCCACGCGGTTGGCGAAGTGCGGCAGGGCCCCCCAGCAAATAACTTTTTCGGCCGGGTGCTGGCGCAGGTACCACAGCAGGTTATCAGCCATCTGGGCGTCGCGCGGGTTGCTGTCGGCGGCCACGAAGGTGGCGGCGGTTTTGGCCCCGGGGTCGTGGGCGGCGTAGTCGCGGGCCAGGGCCCCCAGGCTGCGCAGGCACTGTTGCCAAAAGGCAGCTTCGGTGCGGCGGCTGGCAGCGGGGGCCCCGGCGGCCTTGCGCAGCAGCCGGTCGGCCTGGGCCAGCACGGCTTCAAACTCGGCCGGTTTTTGGGTGGGCGGGAAGGCGTAATGCGCGGCCATGTAGTCCACCACGTCGCCCAGCAACTCATAATTCACGGCGGCGGTGCCCTTCTCGGGTTCCAGGAAATCCTCCAGGTCGTCGGCCAAGTCGTCGCTGTAGTCGCCGCTCAGCTGTGGGTCGAAGCCCATCACGCGCAGGCCATCGGGGCCCAGCAGGGGCCCCACGGCCTGGAACTCCTGGGTGGCCGTCCACACCGGAAACACGCTGCTGCGCAGGTTTTTGGCCACCGACTTACCCGCCGCAATGCCCTGCTGGGCCTTGTGCAACTCAAAAAAGCCGCTCTCCATGCCCAGCGTAGTGAAGCCCATGCGCTGCTGCAAAAACGCCACCAGCCGCGCCTTGGCTGCCAGCACATTGCCCTCGCCGTGGGTGGGCTCGCCGAGGAACACTACCCGCGCACCGCCAATTTCCGACCGCAGAAACTCCAGCTCCGCAAACGACGTGTCGGCAGGGCTTAGGCTGCGCAGCGCGCGCGCTGGTACTGGCCGGGGCCCCGGCGCGGCCGGGGTTTGGGCCCGCCCCCCGGCGGCCCCCAGGCACGCTCCCCATAGTAGCAACATTCGAAACCAAGCCATTTTTTGAGTCAAAAGAAAATTTAAACCAAGCAGAATACCAAACGCAAAGAACCGCCTTCTGCGTGTTCGCTGCACCGGGCCGGCAACAAAAAAGCCCCGCGCCAATTTCGGCACGGGGCTTTCGCTACTGTTGAGAATTTAATTATTCCTTTTCCAGCATCAGCTTGGCGCCGCTGGTGCCCACCAAAGTCAGCTTGTTGTCGGTAAGGGTTTCCACCGCGAACTGGTTACCAGCGGTGGCACCCGTAGGCGTCATCATGATGGTTTTGGCGGCCTGGTCGAAGGTATACTTGCCCGAAACGGATTCGGCGGCGCTCGTCATGGTGTAGTTGCCATTGGCAAAAATGCGCAGTTCCTCCTGCTTTTGGGCGTCGGTTTGCTTCACTTTGTCGCCGGTGGCATCGGTTTCCTTGGCAGTTTTCCACACCTTGCTATCGGTGCCGTAGAGCATATTCACGGCTTCTACTTTGCCTTTGTCGTTGCCGCAAGCCACCACAAACAGCGAAAGCAGCAGGGCGAAGCTGGCCAGGAAAGAACGGGCAACCAATTGAGAGTTTTTCATGAAAGATGCAAGGGCAATGGAGTGGAAGTGATGCGCCGGCCCGTGCCGACTGCCTTGCTTACGGCCAGCTAATTAAATAGTTTATTAGGCAACTTCTATGCTTGGCG is a window from the Hymenobacter nivis genome containing:
- the dxs gene encoding 1-deoxy-D-xylulose-5-phosphate synthase, which encodes MTIEPGPLLAAINSPDDLKKLAPEQLVQVSTELREFIIDTVSIYGGHFGASLGVVELTVALHYVFNTPYDQLVWDVGHQAYGHKILTGRRERFPTNRRYGGMSGFPKISESPYDAFGVGHSSTSIGAALGMAVASDYKKDFDRQHIAVIGDGAMTAGMSFEALNQAGALNNNMIVVLNDNCMSIDPNVGALKEYLTDITTSRTYNKVRDELWNVLGKLSKFGPNPQQIARKVEAAMKATLMKQSNLFEALNFRYFGPVDGHDVQHLVAVLNDLKAIPGPKLLHCVTVKGKGYALAEKDQTLWHAPGLFDKITGEIYTKTPTTPQPPKYQDVFGHTLVELAEANDKIMGVTPAMPSGSSLNLMMAAMPTRAFDVGIAEQHAVTFSAGLATQGLVPFCNIYSSFMQRGYDQVIHDVALQNLHVVFCLDRAGFAGADGPTHHGCYDLAYMRCIPNIVVSAPMNEQELRNLMYTAQLPENAGPFSIRYPRGEGVMPEWRTPLQRVAVGTGRVVREGEAGGVAILTIGHIGNYAVKATAALAAEGLDVGHYDLRFCKPLDEEMLRDVARRYGAIVTVEDGCLPGGFGSAVLEFLADQGLHLPLRRLGIPDRVVEHGTQDQLYKECGFDAPGIAQAVREMAAKVTDAARESVLG
- a CDS encoding TonB-dependent receptor domain-containing protein; amino-acid sequence: MQPRILPSTLLLATALAGSVSSGRGQQAPARPAALPGAPTRVAGRLTGTVTDGANGKPVSYASVAVLDAAGTPVNGGVCGDDGKFVLPGISPGTYTIKVSFLGYQDITRTGVVVPAAGGAVALGTLPMVTSAQKLGEVVVVAQKPLIEEKVDRTIYNADVDKTTAGGDATDVLKRVPLLSVDLDGNVSLRGSQNIKVLINNKPSTIAASSVADALKQIPAEQIQTVEVITSPSAKYDAEGSGGIINIITKQNNLRGASLNVNSSAGTRASNLGLSGSVSNGKFGASLGGFGRAQYNTPGSFENVQTSSNLQSGQRTTVQQNAATRQTNAFGRYTLGLTYDFDKQNSLAGSLAYGIRNGKNYQDQLTSQTLAGATTGITSVRDVASTSNSGTVDASLNYTHLYDVKQRELSVLTLFSRNNQTSDFTNNVFAPTDRSYLGELGNNNQSHNQEITGQVDYQTPTVKDQLLEVGVKNIVRRVTSDYSYFYGPGLAPPTPPVPNSFLYKQNVAAAYVAYTMALPKGFTLKPGVRAEYTTIGASFSDPNGVLTATAIPNYLKVLPSVNLSRKFSNGNVLKLAYNIRIQRPSLQFLNPNVQASNPLNASAGNPILRPENTQNYELGYSTQIKQKVNLNISTFIRNTNNAIQTVRVPLADSLNPTRAVGALLSTFRNAGTERAYGTNLFVGINNAKVSLNGSMDLFYSVLRNNDANAIYNSSNQGFVINGRVFGAYNLNKNWALQAFAFVRGQQVQLQGYQSGFGIYSLSLQRNFAEKRGSIGFGAENFFSNQITIRNSVSTPYVDQYNGVPINAPVLTQNSSNVLNRLSLKVNFSYRIGKLTAGDAGRRGKGVNNDDLKEGGDNGGGGGDTGAQGGGGSGGGARQGGGQPTGAPGARPAAAAPRAGTTRINATDSTRTAPAGAPANGVAQPNGTAAPAATPVLIPGAGTPTGLPAAPDPANTPAATTPADSSATKPATPAKTTVPVGTPSPGTTSPGGITPAGSPGGRP
- a CDS encoding lysylphosphatidylglycerol synthase transmembrane domain-containing protein, with translation MPLSAPPPPPPASPPAADQDAALLRQLRPSRIVVPALIGLSVVAFLFWRSYKPGDLAPLLDAKWEWLLVTLLVLWARDLGYIYRIHHITERALNWRQSFGVIVVWEFASCVLPSAAGGTAVAPIILSREGIPLGKSLAYTLVTALLDNLYYVLMVPLVVGLAGAGLYPQGLQSAFVQTLRVLFVLSYTGVSAYAGLLLYALLVNPRAVRRLLVRLASVRGLRRFRRLAYRQGQEMVNASNHLRGAGPLYWWRACLSTAFVWTARYAVIGCLIAAFVPMSTGTFLFIFARNITYKVVLLLAITPGGAGIAEGAFPTFFGHFIGTATMTSFLVLLYRIVTYYFYLALGVAYLPRWLARVFGPRPAAGGASTAE
- a CDS encoding erythromycin esterase family protein, with translation MAWFRMLLLWGACLGAAGGRAQTPAAPGPRPVPARALRSLSPADTSFAELEFLRSEIGGARVVFLGEPTHGEGNVLAAKARLVAFLQQRMGFTTLGMESGFFELHKAQQGIAAGKSVAKNLRSSVFPVWTATQEFQAVGPLLGPDGLRVMGFDPQLSGDYSDDLADDLEDFLEPEKGTAAVNYELLGDVVDYMAAHYAFPPTQKPAEFEAVLAQADRLLRKAAGAPAASRRTEAAFWQQCLRSLGALARDYAAHDPGAKTAATFVAADSNPRDAQMADNLLWYLRQHPAEKVICWGALPHFANRVEVLGSDELRAYQPMGRAVKAALGPNQVYILGTLAGGGTHGLVGTAGVPVPPPAAGTLEAELLEKEGPLSFVSLKHDAPGLQLTTYAFDYQPLAGPWSEVVDGFLFFRSVAPPHLAAPDSAAGALIAAAADTAAAVVAARAAPPGSRNPAAGRGGALVRAGAAAPDVSGVRTVHGQVLDARSRAGVPYASVVVPGQGKGTTANAQGRFALALPGPTPLQVSSLGYATAVVQSPRGNEELTVQLTPSAYALDEVRVPTAPPDPVAIMQDVIKNIPANYEQQDYATEVYAHRRISNFDTLRYEAETVGRLRVPAGYRHFTGGFLGAGNGVDYQPQQRHVLAQRGAPISRIALYSRVQGDYVSAADPVRTSPLFEARRLRRFTLKLDSVCGQGPETVYLLSFAAKKADHRSTGSYLMGVYQGRLLVRQRDHAVLRYEALWQLDTAAFNSAARKNRGRESLRDRLFAQVFTADRTTHVVDYARGPNGRYYARRSVGQTQSAGRVLGKGPFYYQSLSELFFKPLLDAGASPPPAAKTKGPPVAVPEVPYRPEFWDAYPRPGGALATPATRP